TCTATTGATACTAAATTTGACATTAATTTACTGCCGCTGGAAGATGCGGATGTCATTAATTTTAAACAAAAAATGAGCGGAAACGACTCGGAATTTATTAAAAACACACTTGGGGTTCTTTATGATAGATACGGAAAATTTAAAGCTGTAGGAGGAATAAACGGCAATCAAAACAAAAAAACATATTTATTCTTAACTTCTCTTACGGCAGGTAATGTTTTAGGATCATGTTCTATTGATTCCAATAGAAATTGGGGAAATTTTTATATTGTTTACAATGCAGGCTTAAAAGACGGCCATACAATTATGCATGAATGTGGTCATTCTTTATCTTTGCCTCATGTTTTCCAAGAGGGTGCCAGAGCAAAACATACTTTTTATCACGGCTACACTGACAATTACATGGATTACACTTGGCAGGCAGGCGTTTTCAGAAATGGAACTTTATTTAGCTCGGGGGCCAATGCGCATAAAGGTAAAATGTATTCATTTTTCAAATGGCAATGGGATATTATGCGAGGAGATCGAAGTTTAACCCATAACTATTAAATAATGAAATACTTACATCTAGTACTTTCTATGAATTTATTGTTATTCTGTAATAATAAAAGTAAAGAAAGTGCCAAGTCTAAAAGTGAAATAATTGACATTCATTTGTCGACAACTGCTGGTATGATTGACATGACGAAAAATATTTCTAGTAAATACTATTCTGTTAAAGAAAATCAAATATATGCGATTAATGAATTAAGGAGCCCCAAAGGCGACCTTTTAAATACTGATACAATTCAAATTATAAAAAAAGATAATTCTAAAATTTTTAAAGACTTTAATGACAGAAATGAATTAAGCCCTTTTTTTAGCGACGGACTACAGAATGATTCTGGCGGCTGGAGTTTTACTCTTTATTATTCACGTGGTGATGCTGAAAATTTTGTTTTTACATCTGCAGACGAAATTCCAGAATATGCAAAAAGCCTTTATGATCTACTAAATACTCTTGAAAAGTAACATTAAGTATCGTTGAAGTATAATTTGCATCTTCTACGAAATGGGGTTGCTGCTTTTTGTGAGAGAACAATTATACCTAAAGCAACCTAAAACGTTTGAAATTAATAGTGTAATTATCGTATTTATAATTCAGCCACCCAAAGTTATATTTTTTATCTTTATTTATATATTCTATCATATATTTTATATTCGTACAATGTAAATTTATATTCTTAGTTTGGCGATCAGGTGATGGTTGGTTTTGTGCACAACCATCCGGATCGGCCTTTTGTGATGGGCGGAATGTTTCATGGCCAGGTTGGCTTGGGCGGTGGAGCGGATAACCGTGTAAAATCCATTCAAACTAGAAGTGGACACCGAATCGTTTTTACGGAAGACGAAAGCATTATCATCACCGATAAATCCGGAAACGAGATTCATCTGGATACAACGGGAAGTAATATTAATATTACGGCGCCGGAGACGATGACGTTGAACTGTAAGAATATGAATATTAATGTTGGAGAGAATATGACCACGAATGTGGGTATGAATGCCAGCGAAATTATCGGAATGAATAATACTCAAACAGTAGGAATGAATGCAACTCAAAGTATTGGTGCAATGAAGATGACATCTGTCTTGGGAGATACGAGTATGTTTATTACGGGCAAATTGATGGAGATAATTGAGGGTGATGTGCATAGTGAGACGAAAATGGAGAGAAATGAGGTGAGTGATAAAGATATAAATATACAATCTCAAGAGCACGTAAATAAACATGCACAAAAGGAAATACAGAATAATAGTGGTGAAAAATCTAAAGCACATTAATTATGTCTAGAACAAGAATTGTAAAAGGAACGTACACTAAAATTTCAGCAAAGGGACATAATATGTTTTCTAAAGAAAACATTAATACCTATGCATTAAAAACAATTAATGAAGATGGATATGAGCAAGGGGAGAAACTAGGTGATCCATCTGATCCGCCAAAACCTCCAGTGATGGATATGCCTGAGCCCACCTTAAAAGGTGATATTATATTCTGTAATGGCTATCTAAGTAGTCCGAAGAAAAATCCTGGATCGTTCCTTAATGTTATAATGGACAAAGTACCAGATGATATCAATCAAAAACCATATCGCTCAGCTAACATGAGCGAGAAAAAGATTTCTGATGGAAGTGATATTATGACTAATGACGAACTTGAATTTATAGATCGACAAGGAGGTGGAACAACTTATAGTGACAAAAATTATAAAGAAACAGAATATTTCAGATGGATGTTTTCTGCAAAAGAACAGTTTGAAGGTTACTGGGAGGGTTATGATAATGTTTCAAAAAAGCGCTATTCGCAGGTTTTTAAAGAATATTTCCACGCACTAGGAAATGCACATTTCATTAATGGTTCTCACGGTTTACAATCTTCTGGTGCGCATCGTGTTGAACATGGTATTGCACAGGGATACGCATGGGCAAAACAAAAATGGAATATAAAAGAGAAGAAAGAAATAGATAAAATTAAAGAAAAAAATCCGGGAGCATTAAGTTATACTCCGCAATACAAACCAGTAACCATAGTTGGTCACAGTCAAGGTGCAGCAATTGCTGCTGGTGTTGCTTTAGGTGTAACTTACTACGCTTATGAAATGGGTTGGGAAGAAATCCCTATTAATATTTTATTTTTGGCAACACATCAACCTCAAGGATTATATGGTAAAGATTATGAACAATTTCAAAAATATTATTTTGAAGATTTTATTAATGATTGGGTAATAGAATGGTTAGGAGATATTTTTTCCAAGGAAAAATTATATCAAAATCAGGGAATTTATGAAAAAATGAATGAGATTTTAGGTAACACTTCTTGGGGAGGTTTACTAAATCGCGCGGTTCAATTTACGTTTCCAAATGACCGCGCATTATTTGTTACCAGAATGGGTGATATTCCATATGTTAAAAATGCCTGTAACGAAAAAGATAATTTGTATATAGAAAGTTGGGGATTTGATTCAAGTGAAGCACCACAAGGTTTTATTAAAGATAAAAATGGTTACTCATTTCCAAAAAGAATTCTGGATAAGGCATATAATTCGGACGGTAGTCTTAATGCCAAAGGTGCAACTTACAGACAGACCGTTAAAACCTATTGGGAAGCCTATCATCATTACAAAAACTATCGCGACTATATAAAAGCAAATCCTTCCAAGAAATATATTCCTGCGACTTTACCAATTCCGCAAATAAGTAACATTCTGCCATCTTGGTTTAAAGATATTATGATGCAGTCGATTGCAAAGGCTGAAGGTGTGAAACAAAAAGTTTACTTGAAAAGTGAACTTTATAGAAGAAAATTAAATGCGTTACTTGCCTTTGTAAAAGTGCACGAAATGGAACTTCAAGCGCATTTTGCGCCTGTTGGATTAATGTTTATAAAGGGTACTCTCTCAGATTGGGATGAGCATAAAGAAGATAGCATCTGGGATAGAATACAGGAAACCGGTAAAGGTTTGTTTTACAAAGTCAATTACTCTTCTGGAGCCTCACCAACACAAAAACAAAAGGAGGATAAAAGTTATGTAGAAGGTGATGGTAAAAGCAAAATGATCAAAACTAACGTTGCAAATACTGCAGGTGTAAAAAAGTGGGTCGATAAAGCTAAAGAGGAACTAAAAGTCGAACCACATTGGTACACAAAAATTGAAGATTGGTGGAAAGGTGAAAAAGATTATTCCGGTTCTGGATGGGGAAATGGGGCAAGACAAAGTTTTGCAAAAGCAATAGGTTTTGATGATGGTAAAATTGATAATCTTTTCGAAGCAGGTCTCTATTCTATGCTTCAGCATGGTGAAGTAGATATCAGCCAAAGCAAACGATTAATTAAACTGATAAATGAAGATCCTGTTTTTTTAGAATATGAGAAAGAAATAGCTTCTAAAATCATAATTAATTCAAAATATGGAAAAGAAAAATTTAATTTAACGGATCGTAAAGGGATTCAACTAGGAGGAAAAAGATCTCAAGGATCGATGTGGGAGCAGTTTAAAACACCATTTAGTTCAAAATATAAAGATACCTGGAAAGTTGCTGCAAATGAATTAACTTGGCTTTTGAGAAGTATTGGCGTAACTTCAAACATTACAGTAAATCAGAATGGAAGCGCTGTTATCACCCATAAGTTTGAAGATCAGTTTGATTTAAGACCCTCTTCCAATGGAGAAAGAAGTATAGAATATGATGTTGCGAGTATAATATTAGGGTTTCTTTATCATGATATCGCTGGAGCAAATGATCTTATGAAAATAAAAGGTAAATGGAATAATTCTTATTCAAAAGAGCAGATAGATTGGAAAGCTAATGGGACAAAAAAAATTGAAGAAGCCATGAAAAAAGTAGGAGAAAAAATGCAACAAGAACGCTTAAAGTGGATTCGAGAAACACGTTAAACACCAATATATGAAAATATATATATATTTATTAAGCATAATTTTTATTGCAATAAACTTACAAAATTGTAATAAAGTAAAAAACAAAATAAAAAATAACATGCAGGGACCAAATTACACCTATAAAAACGCAGGGATTGATCAGTTTTATTATTTAACTCATGAAGTCGGAAATGCAACTGCCACTATTCCCTTGCTAAAACCCTATACTTTGTTTAGAGATAATTCTTCTGCTGCATGGTTTTTAGATACTGATTTAGGAAATTTATACAATGAATTAGGTGGTGGTATTTCACCTTTATTTAATTTTAATGTAAATGATTCAATGATTTATGGGTATAAATCTAAGCTTATAGATGAAAACAACTCTGATTTTTTAATGCCAGAGAAATGGTTCATTATTAGCACAAATGGAAAAAAACTCTCCTTATTCGATAAAGAATCCGATTTCAAGGCAGAATTAAAAAAACTTAACCTTCCTGAAGAAATGTTAAATCCCGACGAAGTTTATGAACAATTCAAAAATGATCCAATATTACCTTGGTTTCCAGAAGACATAAAAAAGCAATTGGAAGAAGCAAAAAACAAAAAGTAAATGAAACTAATATATCAATTATTTACTCTATTTTTTTTCATAATAGCCTGCAATGGTCAGGCGATAAAAGATCTTTCTCAAATTAATGATTTAAAAACTAACAAACTTTTTGGAGAAGTAAAAACAGTAAAAGAAATTGCGTACAAAATGGATACAGACCAAATTTTGGGCGCCAGTGAAACCAACTACAATAGTTTTGGTTTTATCACAAGTGTTAATAATAAAGGCACTTACGAGCAATATAATCCTACTATTTCTAATGTTTACGACAAAAATGAGCAGCTTATTGAAACGTTGGCTACATTTGGATCTAAACGTATCAAGATAAAAACCGATTATCAGTACATCAGTAGAGAAAAGATCATTAAAACCGTCACCGATAATTTTGGTAAACACCAGTTTACTGTTTTTAACCGATATGACAAAAGCAAACAACTCATTGAAACTAAAATATTTACTAAAAATAAACTTTCATCGCAGACCCTTATTCAAATCAGTGAAAATAATGAGAAAAATGTTGAAGAAATCTATTATAATGCCAGTGGTGAGATAGAAGAAAAAATCAATAGTGAATTTGATAAAACAGGAAACTTAATAAAGAAAATTAGATTGGATCGCAATGGGATAGAAATGGCGAATGTGAAATTTCAATATGATGGTGGAGGTAATGCAATTAAAGAAACACATTATTATCCAAATAGAGATATTGAATATGAAATATCTTCACGATTTGAATTGGATAAAAATGGCAACTGGATCAAAAAAACAGATTTTGTAAATGAATTAATTGACTCAATTGTTGAAAGAAAGTTTGAATACTATTAAAGTTTTAAATTAAAAGTAAACGCACACTGTTAGAAGCTTGAGCAATTAAAGCCTTAGGAATTCTTTATTTTAGCGGTACAACCTTTTCTCTATACGGTTTGTGTGGCAAATCTCTAGATACGAAAAATGGATTCCAACCAAACAAGTTATTTTACCACAGTCATGATGAAGGAAGTAATCCACTAAATAGACACGCTTGTACATTATACCAGAACTTTTGAAGCGGTTGCAGCAGATACACTGTACATACCAAGACCAAATTTTACGACTCCAATCTCGCAACCCCAAATAGCTACGGTAATCTCGAATACCGATCCCACAAAGACAGGGAAGAGTGACAGTAAAATTCGACTGGCAACTGCATGACACCACAGATTTGATAAGTATGATGAGTCCAGATGCTGGAGGAACCGATGAGGTTTCTCAGAACCGCGGTTACGTCGCGATCCCGGAAGTTGGCGACCAAGTAATGGTTGGTTTTGTGCACAATCATCCAGATAGACCGTTCGTGATGGGCGGAATGTTTCATGGAGGAGTTGGATTAGGCGGCGGTGTGAATAATCACATGCGATCCATCCAAACCAAAAGTGGTATTAAAGTTTTAATGAATGACGAAGAAAAAAGTGTGACGATTCTGGATCCTAGTGGGAATACTTATTTTATGGATGGTGCGGGGAATATTACGGTGACTGCGCCGAATGATATGACTTTTACAGCGGGAAAGAATATAAAAATGAGTGCCGGAGTAGATATTACTTCAGTTGCAGGAAGTAATATTTTTTCAACTGCAAACGTGAATATTGTTTCCAATGCAGGAGTGAACATGATTGATACAGCAGGAAGAGATTTAATGCAGAGCGCTACTGGTAATATTCACGAATCTTCAGATATGCGAAATGAAATTTCTGAAAATGAAAGAAATATTCAAGCAAAGAAAAGTGATTCTTACGCAGAAAAAGTAACCGTAGTAAGTACGAAAGAAAATATGATTTTACAAAGTGAAAAAACAGTAAAATCTCAAAGTGGAGAAGAAGGAAACTCTCATTAAACGTTTTTACCATGGCAATCATTAAAAAAGCGAAAAACATCAATATTCAGGTAGCGAATAATTACACTTCGATTTCCAAGGTTTCTAATGAAGAATCTGGAGAAGTTATAATAGAGGCGACTAAAAATAAATTGGAACTTTCAAGTCAAAAACGTGCCATATTGCAGGGTTTTGGTAAGGACAGTGAGAAAGAAGCTGCTGATAAAAAAATTCTGATAGATAAGGGAGTTGTTAAAAAAGGTTATTGGATAAAAGAGAATGGGAAAACAATCATTATCAATAGGAATGGAAATAGGGGATATGACTGGGTTTCTGCAGATAGCCCTTCAGAGCAAACAATGAGACAAAATGGGATGTCCAGTTATGATATCGTAAATGTAAATCTTACGAAATCTTACACAGAAACTTATCTTAAAGCTGAATTAAAGACTACATTACTTAGTTTTTCAGATATTGAAGATGGTTTTGGAGAAAATGGGAGAAAGTTAGCCAATCATTTTTTCGTAGGTAATGGAAGTCCATTCGCATTTATTGAGGGTTCAAATCCATCAAATGAAATCAAAGATTCTTCAAGATTTAAAGAAACTTTTCTTGAGGGTCTAAAATCTGAGCTAAAAAATAGATACTTGGAAAAAAAGTATATCAATGAAAGTGCCGCAAAAATTTATCAATTTTCTACTAATTTGCCGTACTATTCTCCACTCGAGGGAATGAATCCTTGGGTAAATGAAGTTGCGACTTTTGTTGGAGGAATTCAAGGGTGCAGCGCAAGCTACAAATTATATCAATATGAAATTAGTAAAGAAATAGAGATAGAAATAGATAAGGTGACATTTCTGGACACCTTTGGAGCTGGATGGGAAGACGGTGGATCGGGAGGTGTTATTAAACAATGGATACCTGGTTTGGTGGCAATGTTTTGTCTACAGCATTTCAAAAATGTTACTGATAAGTCTAAATATCAACCTTTTACAATATTAATAGATATCGCCTTATGAAAATAAAACCACTAATAGCTTTTATAATATTATTAATTAATTTCAGCTGTATAAAAACTACGAAATCACAATCTATGGAAATAAGATATACTTCTATCAATGATGTTTACGGTACTTACATTTTCAATTTTGAAGATAATATTTCCGGAATAAAAAAGATTAATGATTTTGCTGTTGAAAATATTAAGTCTTCAAAAAATGTTAGTGATTCTATAAATACAGTCATTTCCAAAATGTCTAAAGAAGAAGCGCAAGATTATGTATTAAATCAAAGTCTTCCTACAATGGCAACAAACGTTATCTTTTATAAAGCGTTGGACGATTTAGAAGGTCAGCCCGATCAAAAAGATGTTTTAATAGAATATGTGTTAGATGAAAATACATTTGGCATTAAAAATATAAATATTCCCAATAATGAGCTTGAAAGAGATATCGTTTTTAAAGAAAGAAATAATAGTAACGAATCTTTATCCTTGGTAAGTAAATTAAATAAAATTTCGCTGTCAGACTTAAAGTTAATTTTAAAAAAAGTTGAGCAGTTAGGTTTTCAAAAAAGGAGTGAAAACTTCCAATACCAGATTAAGAATGATAGCGGAAAATTGCTGTTTAATATAGAATATGAAAAAATGGGAAAATATATAAGCTTAAAATTTCCACCAGCAAATTCATAGTTAATCAATACGAAACACTATAAGAAATGGCAACACCAGGAGTAGAATTTGATACTAAAAAACCGACTGATAGAAAAGGGATTGAACCTACGCAGGTGAAAAGCATAAAGCTTTTGACGGCTTTAGACAATGGTTCTAAAAACGATGGAACTGGTAAAGGTGTACAGCCCGGAATGCTTTATGGTAAAACTTACTCTTTCAAAGTGAGTGCGTACACTAATGGAAATCCTAACGATCTGAAAAAAATTAAATGGAAGTATAAATATCATAGTCTCTCAAAAAATAAATGGATAGAAAAGAGCTCTTCTAAAACTGGAGACACTTACAGTTTACATTTAAATGAAAAAGATATTTGCGGAAGGACACTCCATGTTATGGCCTATATAAATGATTCTGAAAATGAAGGATATTTAAAAATATGGAATCATAATAGATTCAGGTGGTTTGATAGTAAGATATTTCTAGATGGTTTGGCTGCGAGAAAAGATGATCCTTCCAAAATTGATCAGCATTACACCTCTTTATGTGGAACTGCCGCACTTATATATTTTTTTGCACAAGACTTTAAGGAAAAGTTTTTTAGTGCCTATAAAGAGTTCTTTAGAACAGGGGAACAAAAAATAAATAGTTTCAAATTGGCGCCCAATAAAAGTTTATATGAGATGCAACCGACTTTAGCTAATCTTCAATATCCGCATTACGACAAATACTCTAATGGAAAACCAATTATACCTCATAAACTGATGCATATTTCAGATTGGATAATATTAGCTGGAACAAGAAGCTCTGACAATCATAATTATGAAGGTACTAAAAATGAGAATTGGGATGCTATAAACTGGTGTGATTATATGGTACTGGCAATCAAGAATCTATATGGCGCAAGTTCGGTTGAAGATAAAACAAGCATAATCACTGGAAGAAATTATTCGAGTACGCTTATTGAAATTCAAAAACTTTATCAGGAAGGCTGGCATATATTATTAATGATCGATTCAGATATGCTCGATGATTCTGTGAGCTATTTAGGTTGTGTCACAAATTATCATTGGATTAGTTATGAAGGTGACCTAATCTTTGATGAAAAAAATAAAAAATACCAATTTTCATATTATAGCTATCATCAACTATTTAAGAGTGTATCATTCAGATCAAAAGTTTTTAACTCAAATTTTTATGGATTTATTAAATTTAAAAAATAAAGTATTGCTTTTAAGCGCAATACTCTTATTAAACTGTGCACCCGGAAAGGAAAGTAAATATGTATTACTAAACGATTTTCCGCCTATAGTTATTATTAATGGCGATGAATCGGATATAAAAGAAAGTAATATCTATTTATTAAGAGATAATGATACTATCGATAAAGGACATTTTAAAGTTTATTCAAAAAGCGATAATAAAATAGATCTTAAAATAGGACTTGATAGAAGAGATTCATTACAAGTTGAGGATAAAATATTATTTCAAATGAAGGGAAAGCAATTTACAGTCAGTGATTTTCAGAAATTAGAAGTAAGATCTTCTGGAAACCCTTATATCATTAGTTACAAAATTAACGGGACTGCATTTATTGATAGAGAAGGTAATATAAAGTTATGATGGATTACTACAATAAAGCAAAAAATATTCAATAGTTACCAAAAGTGAAATCATTCAAATCAAACTATTATGGATATATTGAAGTTCATTAAAAAGTATTTTATTTCTACATTAATATTTTTTATTTTTTCGTGTAATAATAATTCTAGAAAAAACATCAAAAGTGAGATCTGGATTTGGGATTGGAATAATAAACCACTGCCCAAGAGTATTTCATTATTAAGTTACAATAAAAACAAATCTAGAGTATACAAAGCAGATCATGTAAGAACTATATATGATACACTAAACAAAAATAAATATTTAATTATAAAATTTAAATCAGAGCAGAATCGGCTATCAACCGGTAATAAATATGAATTAAAAATTAATGATACAATTTATTACAAAATTAATGATTTTAAAACCAGACCTATAAATCAAGGCGGAGATATAGATGTAAAAGTGAATAACGAGTACACTGAAATAGGCGATGACGATATTCTTAAATTAAACTTAGGGTTTAAAATAAAAAAATAAAAGAAACAATTATCTGCAAGATGATATTTTACTTAGTACGGTTATTTTGAAAAGCGTTATTGATGGGAATATTGCAATATCTGCATAATTTTACTAAAATTTTAAAATTTGTTTTTTGTTTATTAATTTTTAAGTACGAAGAATTTACTATACAATTTAAGTAAAAATTAAATGAAAGACTTATTAAAATATTTCCCGACAAATACCTACCATTTGGAAGAGAAATCTATACTGAAAATTGGTGACCAAGAATATGAAACAAATATTTCTTACAATTTATTTGTAGAAAATGAGCAAGAGAAAGAAGATTTTGAAGTAAGCATTGAGAGAACAAATTTTAAGGTGAACGAAAAAAAAATTGATACCAAGTTTCTAAGCATCGCTAACCATTATATGGAAGCACTTTTTCCTTTGCATTGTGTAGTGGAAAACTTTAGATTGAAAATTGTAAATCTTACTGAAATTCAGAGAAGAATTAAGAAAAAGGATGATCAGTTAGAAGCTAAATATGGTGGAGATGGATTAATAAATATACAGAATCAGTTTAAAAAAGCTACTGATACTGTTGAAAAATTATCAGAGTTTGTGAAACAATTGCCTTTTATGAAAATCCTGAATTTTGGGATGCAAAAATTTGAAAAAAAACAAGATTATTTTATAAAATGGAATATTCTAGCTATCGGTAATTCTGAATGGAAAGGCGCAATGATTTATTCTAAAAACAATAATACTTTAAATTTTGAGCCGAAAATAAACAATGCGCAAGAAATGATGGATGAAATTATTCGTAACGTACACAAAAATGAATACCAGGTGGATTTTGAAGAAGAAAATATAGGATTGTTTGCAGATTTTAAATTAAATATTGATTATACAGGAGAAACTGGCAGAATGAAAAAGGCAGACACAGAAATATGCATAGAAGTAGAAAATAAATTTTTCTATGAACAGAAAATAACGCTTTCAAATAAATAATATTATGGCAGAACCTATTCCATACAAGGTAAAGAGCGGAGAAAACATGATGGATATCGCCAAAAAATTGGGGTTGAAAGACTGGCATCAATTAAAGGAATACCATGATTCTGTTTCTGACCAGAAAACATCAGAAATGCCATTTGCAGGTTCTACTTTGATGACTCCCTCTCAAGAAGAAGTATATGAAATGAATGGCGAAGAACCACCATTGGATCCTGTAGAAGAGCAAAAAAAAGCCACGCAAAAACAAGAAGAAGAAAAAAAGAAAGAAGAAGAGGAAAAAAAACAGGAAGAACTGTCCAAAGGCGAGCATGACGGAAAGTATTTCGTCGTTCACGGTGCAAAATGTGTATGCGATAAAGCCGTAAATCCGAGGCAAACCGCTGATTTACAGGTAACTTCTCACAAGAGCATTGTTTTAAATGATCAATCCAAGAAATATTTAGCAACCGAAGACGATAAGACATTCCTACCACCTGCCGCCACTTTTGGACAATGTAAGTTACAGCCTACGACGGGAGGATATTTGCCGTGTTCTTTTGTTCCAACACCTAAATGGGATAAAACTTACGAGAGCACCCAAGTTCTTGGTAAAAAGACTTTGACAGAAATATCCGAACTAAAATGTATGATTGGTGGTAACATAACCATTAACAAACACGGTCAAACAGATAGTGTAAGCAATGCGCATGCAGATAATACAGATCCTTTGGAGTTAGCAGCAGTAAATCCTTCGATAGAAATGCCGAAGAAAAAGGTGGAATATCCTATAGTAACTTCCATTGCAATCACAGAAGTTGAAGATAGAGAGAAATTTCAAGAGAAAGATTCCAAAATTAAAGAAGTGATATTCCTTCGGAAAGATGAAGAGGCAAGCTTCCGAGCCAATTTAAAAAGCGGAAATAAGCAATTGACTTCTTGGATGGTTTATACAGATCATAAAGGAGACAAAGAAAATCGATTATTAGTAAGAGAACAGATAGGCACAGAGTTTTCGCAAAGTTTTGGAGAATTC
This DNA window, taken from Kaistella carnis, encodes the following:
- a CDS encoding phage baseplate assembly protein V, producing MTVKFDWQLHDTTDLISMMSPDAGGTDEVSQNRGYVAIPEVGDQVMVGFVHNHPDRPFVMGGMFHGGVGLGGGVNNHMRSIQTKSGIKVLMNDEEKSVTILDPSGNTYFMDGAGNITVTAPNDMTFTAGKNIKMSAGVDITSVAGSNIFSTANVNIVSNAGVNMIDTAGRDLMQSATGNIHESSDMRNEISENERNIQAKKSDSYAEKVTVVSTKENMILQSEKTVKSQSGEEGNSH
- a CDS encoding DUF4280 domain-containing protein, which encodes MAEPIPYKVKSGENMMDIAKKLGLKDWHQLKEYHDSVSDQKTSEMPFAGSTLMTPSQEEVYEMNGEEPPLDPVEEQKKATQKQEEEKKKEEEEKKQEELSKGEHDGKYFVVHGAKCVCDKAVNPRQTADLQVTSHKSIVLNDQSKKYLATEDDKTFLPPAATFGQCKLQPTTGGYLPCSFVPTPKWDKTYESTQVLGKKTLTEISELKCMIGGNITINKHGQTDSVSNAHADNTDPLELAAVNPSIEMPKKKVEYPIVTSIAITEVEDREKFQEKDSKIKEVIFLRKDEEASFRANLKSGNKQLTSWMVYTDHKGDKENRLLVREQIGTEFSQSFGEFGKYRIEGYGKPKKPDFENGKYDKCDASCSIDIEVVENKLQDLGITSYEYSSRIDPLKKLKFRKGVPTRIRAEFFIQKLTEDEKGRLTMHVEDGAGNNISNAKTGTSSITFTPKNSNATYTVKAK